The following proteins come from a genomic window of Deinococcus misasensis DSM 22328:
- a CDS encoding SanA/YdcF family protein: MNVRFKTFLWVVLGLAGLAALSLPAADYMVRDSARDRTYTDLEAIPKRKVGMLMGTSKFVSGRINLFYRYRIEAAAKLYQSGKIDYVLVTGDNSTVNYDEPTTMRNDLVALGIPSKRIVLDYAGFRTLDSVVRADKIFGQKSFTVISQRFHNERAIYLAQAYGLDAIGFNAQDVGGYGGIRVLLREQLARVSAVLDVQVLNTQPKFLGDPVPIGE; encoded by the coding sequence ATGAATGTCAGATTTAAAACGTTTCTGTGGGTGGTGTTGGGTTTGGCTGGGTTGGCGGCGTTAAGCTTGCCTGCTGCGGATTACATGGTTAGAGATTCTGCCAGAGACCGGACTTACACCGATCTGGAGGCCATTCCCAAGCGCAAAGTGGGGATGCTTATGGGCACTTCCAAGTTTGTCTCTGGGCGCATCAACTTGTTTTACCGTTACCGGATTGAGGCTGCTGCCAAGCTGTACCAGAGTGGAAAAATCGATTACGTGCTGGTGACCGGGGACAATTCCACAGTGAATTACGATGAACCCACCACCATGCGCAATGATCTGGTGGCGCTCGGAATTCCTTCCAAGCGCATCGTGCTGGATTATGCAGGTTTCAGGACACTGGATTCAGTGGTGCGGGCAGACAAGATTTTCGGGCAAAAGTCTTTCACGGTGATCTCGCAGCGTTTTCACAATGAAAGGGCCATTTATTTGGCTCAGGCTTATGGGCTGGATGCCATTGGTTTCAATGCACAGGATGTGGGCGGATATGGAGGCATCCGGGTGCTGCTGCGTGAACAGTTGGCCCGGGTTTCAGCTGTGCTGGATGTGCAGGTTTTGAACACCCAGCCGAAGTTTCTGGGAGACCCCGTCCCGATTGGTGAATGA
- a CDS encoding pyridoxamine 5'-phosphate oxidase family protein, which translates to MGKKLESITPVLQDFIERQKIFFVGTAGAEGFVNVSPKGMDSFRVLGPNKVAWLNVTGSGNESAAHVLETPRMTLMFCAFEGPPMILRLYGKARVYHRYDPEWPEVSGLFDPLPGTRQVFVVDVDLVQTSCGMAVPYFDYQEERDDLKDWAAKKTTDQLEAYWQQKNTLSLDGKPTHIFEP; encoded by the coding sequence ATGGGCAAAAAACTTGAAAGCATCACTCCCGTATTGCAAGACTTCATTGAGCGACAAAAGATTTTCTTCGTGGGCACCGCAGGCGCAGAGGGTTTTGTGAATGTGTCCCCCAAAGGCATGGACAGCTTTCGGGTGCTTGGTCCAAACAAAGTGGCGTGGCTGAATGTGACCGGAAGCGGCAACGAATCCGCAGCCCATGTGCTGGAAACCCCCCGCATGACCTTGATGTTCTGTGCCTTCGAAGGGCCTCCCATGATCCTCAGGCTGTACGGAAAAGCCAGAGTCTACCACCGTTATGACCCTGAGTGGCCAGAGGTCTCAGGGCTTTTCGATCCCCTTCCCGGCACCCGTCAGGTCTTTGTGGTGGATGTCGATCTGGTGCAAACCTCCTGTGGCATGGCTGTGCCTTATTTTGATTACCAGGAAGAACGCGACGACCTGAAAGACTGGGCTGCCAAAAAGACCACCGACCAACTGGAAGCCTACTGGCAGCAGAAAAACACCCTGAGTCTGGATGGAAAACCCACCCATATTTTTGAACCTTAA
- a CDS encoding FAD-binding oxidoreductase has translation MHPEVQDLLTTYFGDRFSVSVAHRETHARDESHPEVHWPDGVVFAESESDVLKVLEIARIHNIPVVPFGAGSSIEGQVLPVHGGISLDLGRMNRVVSIHPGDFCAVVQPGVLYPELSRQARPYGLFFAVDPGADASLGGMASTNASGTGAVKYGTMRDQVLDMRVALVSGEVLHVGTKARKSSAGYDLKHLFIGSEGTLGIITEMTVRLHPLPVTVAVARVTFDSVQDAVNCAVTVMGAGLNPERIELIDARAAQAVNRYKNLHYPESPTLWIEISASGESVLRENLEILRDCCMEGYATSFMLAREERERRELWESRHHAFYALKAMHPSHHTHATDLCVPISRLPEVVSHTEDLCQQWGLDAVLLGHVGDGNYHVLFHGDPQDQQVWENIHTVSDRMVEKALEVGGTCTGEHGIGLKKKKYLQQEHADLIPHMRAIKQVFDPQGLLNPGKIF, from the coding sequence ATGCATCCTGAAGTGCAGGACCTTTTGACAACTTATTTTGGAGACCGGTTCAGTGTGTCGGTTGCCCACCGCGAAACCCATGCCAGAGACGAATCCCATCCAGAGGTTCACTGGCCTGATGGGGTGGTTTTTGCAGAGTCTGAATCGGATGTTTTGAAGGTGCTGGAAATTGCCCGCATCCACAACATTCCTGTGGTGCCTTTTGGCGCAGGAAGCAGCATCGAAGGTCAAGTTCTGCCTGTGCACGGTGGAATCTCTCTGGACCTTGGTCGCATGAACCGGGTGGTGTCCATCCATCCCGGTGACTTCTGTGCTGTGGTGCAACCCGGAGTTCTGTACCCAGAGCTTTCCAGACAGGCCCGACCTTACGGCCTGTTTTTTGCTGTGGATCCCGGTGCAGACGCTTCGCTGGGGGGGATGGCCTCCACCAACGCTTCAGGCACAGGGGCTGTGAAATACGGGACCATGCGCGATCAGGTGCTGGACATGCGGGTGGCTCTGGTTTCCGGTGAGGTGCTGCATGTGGGCACAAAAGCCCGCAAAAGCAGTGCAGGTTATGATCTGAAGCACCTGTTCATCGGTTCGGAAGGGACACTCGGGATCATCACTGAAATGACGGTGCGCCTGCATCCTCTGCCTGTCACGGTGGCCGTGGCCAGAGTGACCTTTGATTCTGTACAAGACGCCGTCAATTGCGCGGTCACGGTGATGGGGGCAGGCCTGAACCCCGAGCGCATTGAACTCATTGATGCCAGGGCTGCACAGGCTGTAAACCGCTACAAAAACCTCCATTACCCTGAGAGCCCCACCCTCTGGATTGAAATTTCGGCCAGTGGAGAGTCGGTTCTGCGGGAAAACCTGGAGATCCTCAGGGACTGCTGCATGGAAGGGTACGCCACCAGTTTCATGCTGGCCCGCGAAGAACGGGAAAGGCGTGAACTCTGGGAGTCCCGCCACCATGCTTTTTATGCCCTCAAAGCCATGCATCCAAGCCACCACACCCACGCCACCGATTTGTGTGTCCCCATCTCCAGACTGCCCGAGGTGGTCTCCCACACCGAAGACCTCTGCCAGCAATGGGGTCTGGACGCTGTGTTGCTCGGGCATGTGGGGGATGGGAATTACCATGTGCTTTTTCATGGAGATCCGCAAGACCAGCAGGTGTGGGAAAACATCCACACCGTTTCAGACCGCATGGTTGAGAAAGCTCTGGAGGTGGGAGGGACCTGCACCGGAGAGCATGGCATAGGCCTGAAGAAGAAGAAGTACCTTCAGCAAGAGCACGCCGATTTGATCCCCCACATGCGTGCCATCAAACAGGTGTTTGATCCTCAGGGGTTGTTGAATCCCGGCAAGATTTTTTGA
- a CDS encoding flavin reductase family protein, giving the protein MRRLERTDRFFGYYPATVAVITVQTATQRNLMSAGWHAAVSMKPPMYGVAVGPERATHPLIKEAGRFAVNFLPFEHSRAIQGAGVYSLHDGKDKFERLGLSFYTGDLGTPILEAAYLAYELDDLQFIPLGDHNWIAGVVKQVHHRPEAFEGFKLTHETAALYLGRSTYQALQGETRLHLSESFEEQA; this is encoded by the coding sequence ATGCGCAGGCTTGAACGCACAGACCGTTTTTTTGGATATTATCCGGCCACGGTGGCGGTCATCACCGTCCAGACCGCCACCCAACGCAACCTGATGAGTGCAGGATGGCATGCTGCTGTGTCCATGAAACCGCCCATGTATGGGGTGGCCGTGGGACCCGAGCGGGCCACCCATCCTCTGATCAAAGAGGCAGGGCGTTTTGCAGTGAATTTCCTGCCTTTTGAACACTCCAGAGCCATTCAGGGGGCCGGAGTGTATTCCCTGCACGATGGCAAGGACAAATTTGAACGTCTGGGCTTGTCTTTTTACACAGGAGACCTTGGCACACCCATTCTGGAAGCGGCTTATCTGGCTTATGAGCTGGACGATCTGCAGTTCATTCCTCTGGGCGACCACAACTGGATTGCAGGGGTGGTCAAACAGGTGCACCACCGACCAGAGGCTTTTGAGGGGTTCAAACTGACCCATGAAACGGCTGCGCTGTACCTGGGACGCTCCACCTATCAAGCCCTGCAAGGTGAAACCCGCCTGCATCTGTCTGAATCTTTTGAGGAACAAGCATGA
- a CDS encoding tetratricopeptide repeat protein — MKKWVFLLVFAGGAQAQNATLDGLRQAAGQGNVTAQYQLAMQYDLLGFPANSQYWLHKAAQNGSATAQYNLYQRYRTGKIVLQDPQKALKWLKKAACSGLVNAQTQLGLQLEKSDPEQAYRWFLQASKQGYPAALEGLERLKGQKTASSAPLCP, encoded by the coding sequence ATGAAAAAATGGGTGTTTTTGCTGGTTTTTGCTGGAGGGGCGCAAGCACAAAATGCCACCTTGGATGGATTAAGGCAAGCTGCAGGACAGGGCAATGTGACAGCACAATACCAACTGGCCATGCAGTATGACCTGCTGGGTTTTCCTGCCAACTCCCAGTACTGGCTGCACAAAGCGGCCCAAAACGGCAGTGCCACCGCACAGTACAACCTCTACCAGAGGTACCGCACTGGGAAAATTGTTTTGCAAGACCCTCAAAAAGCCCTGAAATGGCTGAAAAAAGCTGCATGCTCAGGGCTGGTCAATGCCCAAACACAACTGGGCCTCCAGCTGGAGAAATCAGATCCAGAGCAAGCCTACAGGTGGTTTTTGCAGGCCAGCAAACAGGGGTATCCTGCTGCTCTGGAAGGATTGGAACGCCTGAAAGGGCAGAAAACAGCCTCATCTGCTCCTTTGTGCCCTTGA
- a CDS encoding YczE/YyaS/YitT family protein, with protein sequence MLGLLVCACAISLMLGAQVGLSPWDALHQGISKQFPITVGQTSMLMGFLVLGVSWVFLRQPIGIGTVMNMVFIGMFIDLTLPLVPHPEVLWTRWTQFLLGVLVMGLGTGMYVSSSLGAGPRDGMVLALSRVTPWGVKRIRTGIELVVLLCGWMLGGNVGWGTLAFALLIGPAMSLGMRLFGMNSKTST encoded by the coding sequence ATGCTGGGCCTTTTGGTGTGCGCCTGTGCCATTTCCCTGATGCTGGGTGCACAAGTGGGGCTCTCGCCGTGGGATGCGCTCCATCAAGGCATCAGCAAGCAATTTCCGATCACGGTGGGACAGACGAGCATGTTGATGGGCTTTCTGGTGCTGGGTGTGTCGTGGGTTTTCCTCAGGCAACCCATTGGCATTGGAACGGTCATGAACATGGTGTTCATTGGGATGTTCATTGACCTGACCTTGCCTCTGGTGCCCCATCCAGAGGTGCTCTGGACCCGTTGGACCCAATTTCTGCTGGGTGTGCTGGTGATGGGATTGGGCACAGGCATGTACGTTTCATCCTCTCTGGGTGCAGGCCCGAGGGACGGGATGGTTCTGGCCCTCAGTCGGGTGACCCCATGGGGTGTGAAACGCATCCGCACCGGAATCGAACTGGTGGTTCTGCTTTGCGGATGGATGCTGGGAGGCAATGTGGGTTGGGGGACCCTGGCTTTTGCTTTGCTGATCGGTCCGGCCATGTCTCTGGGAATGCGGCTTTTTGGGATGAACAGCAAAACCTCAACATAA
- a CDS encoding AMP-binding protein codes for MNLSQILSQHAQNTPHKIALITAQGQTTYQELEQMSDSMAHLLQAKGVKRGSRVLLLLPISPELYAALAAVWKLAGVAVVIDPGAGIPNFRHGVRATRPEVFMGISKSHLLRLLSAELRQVPVHISTGFVPFTTRWAQQPCTAIEAAQVDADTPALITFTSGSTSKPKAAARSHGFLLAQNQALQHTLQLEPEGIHLCTLAVVTLTVLAAGGTALIPDAKLARPGFIQPEPVLKQLQKHQPLTVTASPAFVERLAEKGKLPFRRIYVGGAPVFPYQLELFKQQSSAEIYSVYGSTEAEPIAEQAHSQILPEDFEHMRSGKGLLTGIPVPEIQLRILPDQHGQPFAYQTRAAFENATLPPMQVGEIVVTGNHVLKSYLDPSGNTETKWTDEQGQTWHRTGDAGCLDAQGRLWLLGRCGARVDDLYPFSVEVAAQNHPAVKRAALTAHQGQKVLWVQWKGPEDPSGLAEMLSWANLTEIRSLKAIPLDRRHNAKVDYNRLPRT; via the coding sequence ATGAACCTCAGCCAGATTCTTTCACAGCATGCCCAAAACACGCCACACAAAATCGCTTTGATCACGGCACAGGGCCAGACCACCTATCAGGAACTGGAACAGATGTCAGACAGCATGGCGCACCTGCTGCAAGCCAAAGGGGTGAAGCGGGGAAGCCGGGTGTTGTTGCTGCTTCCCATCAGTCCAGAGCTTTATGCGGCTCTGGCTGCGGTCTGGAAACTGGCAGGGGTGGCCGTGGTGATTGATCCGGGTGCAGGCATCCCGAATTTCAGGCATGGGGTGAGAGCCACCCGGCCAGAGGTGTTCATGGGCATCTCCAAATCCCACCTCCTGAGGCTCCTGAGTGCTGAGTTGCGACAGGTGCCTGTGCACATCAGCACAGGTTTTGTGCCGTTCACCACGCGCTGGGCACAGCAACCCTGTACAGCCATTGAAGCGGCTCAGGTGGATGCAGACACCCCTGCCCTGATCACTTTTACCTCTGGCAGCACCTCCAAACCGAAAGCTGCTGCCAGAAGCCATGGTTTTTTGCTGGCCCAGAATCAGGCTTTGCAGCACACCCTGCAACTGGAACCCGAGGGCATCCACCTGTGCACTCTGGCGGTGGTCACCCTGACGGTGCTGGCTGCAGGAGGCACCGCCCTGATTCCAGATGCCAAACTGGCCAGACCGGGATTCATCCAGCCCGAACCTGTCTTGAAACAACTGCAAAAGCACCAACCCCTGACCGTGACCGCTTCTCCAGCTTTTGTGGAACGCCTTGCTGAAAAAGGCAAACTGCCTTTTCGGCGCATTTATGTGGGAGGGGCTCCGGTTTTCCCCTACCAATTGGAGCTGTTCAAACAGCAGTCCAGCGCAGAGATTTACAGCGTTTATGGATCCACCGAGGCCGAACCCATCGCAGAGCAAGCCCACTCCCAAATCCTGCCCGAGGACTTTGAACACATGCGCTCTGGCAAAGGTCTGCTGACCGGAATTCCAGTTCCTGAAATCCAGCTTCGCATCCTGCCCGACCAGCATGGCCAACCTTTTGCCTACCAGACCAGAGCCGCTTTTGAAAACGCCACCCTGCCCCCCATGCAGGTGGGAGAAATTGTGGTGACAGGAAACCACGTGCTGAAAAGCTACCTTGACCCCTCGGGCAACACCGAAACCAAATGGACCGACGAGCAGGGACAGACCTGGCACCGCACAGGCGACGCAGGTTGTCTGGATGCGCAGGGCAGACTCTGGCTTCTGGGCCGTTGTGGGGCCAGAGTGGATGACCTTTACCCTTTCAGTGTGGAGGTCGCTGCACAGAACCATCCTGCGGTCAAACGGGCTGCCTTGACTGCACACCAAGGTCAAAAGGTCTTGTGGGTGCAGTGGAAAGGCCCTGAAGACCCCTCAGGGCTTGCAGAAATGCTTTCCTGGGCCAACCTGACTGAGATCCGCAGCCTCAAAGCCATTCCTCTGGACCGCAGGCACAACGCCAAAGTGGATTACAACCGCTTGCCCAGGACCTGA